In Deefgea piscis, the genomic window GCGGTTTATCTTTACCCGGCGGTATTTTGGATTTTGGCAAGGCATGCAATCGATTCCACGGATGGTGGTGGGCAATGTCGTCAATATCGCGGCTTTCTTTCGGGCGTTTTCGCAAGTTCGACATAGCAATAAAACGGGTCGGGCTGTGCAGTGGGATAAAACCAGCCACGATTTTCCTGACTTGCATGCAGGAGAGCATGATGGGAAAAAATAATCGATTTTTTTATTCATCGGCTTGGCTTTTGCTGCTGGGTTTTAGTCCGATGGTCGAGGCCAATTGGTTTGGGGATGAGTGGCGTGAATTTAGAAGCTACCCTCGGCTGGAAAAAGCCTATCAGCGCTTGGAAAAAGGCGATTACGCTGGTGCGCGTCAGCTACTTGAGGAAGTATATAAGATCGATCCGAGTCGACGTAAGAGCACATTGTTTTTGGCGGATGTGTGTTCACGGCAAAAAGATACCCAATGCTTGGATCAGTTGTCCAAAGACTGGTTGCGCCGTGCGCCCAACGATGGCATGGGGTATTTGTTGCAGGCATGGTCCGCCTATTTAAAACACGATGATGAGGCGGTGATGAATGCCGCTGCTGAGGCGTTAAAGCGTTCAGAGCTATCGGCGGCGTCGCGTAAAAAAGCGGCTGAGGCATGGTTAAATGCCGCGCTACGGAAAGGGAATGTCAGTCGTATTCAACAGACGTTGGCACAGATCGCGCAGTATAAAATCACCTTGCCACGTGCCTTACTGGTGCAGGCCGAAGCGGTATTACAGTCGGCCAAATCAAACCCTACTTTTTCTGCGCAGTTAGTGCCCTCGGCCATACCGGCAATGACTGCAACGATGAAACCAAAACAAACGCAGCAAACCGCGCAGCTCAACAAGCCTGAAGTGCAGACGCCGCCTGCAGCACCGGTAGTGTTTCCATATGCCGCGTTGCCTGCCGTACAGCGTGAGCAAAAAATTGCGGCTGATTTTTCAGCTTTGATTGCCAAGCAACAATACAAAACACTGCAACTTCAACTGAGTCAGTTACGACAAGCTAATTTGTTTACTCCGGCCTTGGCTGAGGTAGTCAGTAATTTACTGCAAGAAAAAAATTGTCCATTGCTATTAAAGGAAACCCCCGTTTCAGATTTGCCCAGCCAAACGACTGAGCGCGCTCAGATGGCGGCAGCTTACTGTAGTAAAAGCAATTACGCGCAAGCGGCGGCTTATTTTGCTGCGGCCAATCAACTGAGTGAGCTAAAAGGTCATGCATCAATCTCCGCAATGCAAGGTGAAGGTGAAGCGTTGTTGGCCAGTGGTGATGTCGCACAAGGAATGCACCGTTTAGATCAACGCTTGCAGTTGGAAATGAACGAATCGCAGGCGCGTGAATTGGCAAAACTAGCGCTGCAGCATCTCGATTTGGCAGTGAGTGCAGATATTGCCGCGCATTATCCCGATTATTTTCCACCGGGTGAGTTGGCATTGGCGCACGCAAGACAATCCCGCCAGCATGCAGATTTTGCGGCAGCAGATGCCGCTTATCAAGATGCTTTAGCCGCCAAGCCCACGGCCTTGTTGTGGTACGAATACGCCGGTTTTTTGCAGCAATTACAGCGACATGAACAACAAGGGGCGGCTTTGGCGCAGGCAGCTCAATTGGCGCCGAGCAATCCACAAATTTTGGCTGAATATGGTTTTTGGTTGAAAGGCCAAGGCAAAGCAGAGCTAGCCTTGGCCTTGTTTCGTGCCGCTTTGGCACACGATGCCAATCGTAAAGAGCTCAGCCCTGAAATTGCGCAGCTAGAGATGGCCTTGGGGCAAACTGAACAGGCGATTGCGGATTTACGTTTCAGTATTGATCATCAAACCGAGATTCAAACCCGCTGGGGCTTGGATGAGACGGCGATGCAAACGCAGCTGTTTGGCTGGCAACGCAATGTACAAATTTTGGAAGACCGCTGGAGCTGGTCTTTGGGCGGGCAGGTGCGTTTGAATCAAGGGCCTGATAACCAGCTTATTAGTAGCCCGGTGCAATTTGCGCAATATGGTGGTTCATTTAATGCTGAAGTGGCGTATCGACTTGACCCCTTGCTGGATGTCGCACGACCCACGACAGTGTTTGCGCGTAGTGATGCCAGTTTGCAAGATCAGTCTGTAAGCTTGTTAAATAATAATGCCAATTTAGGCATTGGGGTTCGGCAGCGCTTACTTACCGACTATGTATTGATAGGCTCGGCCGAATGGATTTATCGGCAGGGTGCGCCTTATGAAAATGATCTGATGGTGCGATTGTCTGGCTCGCACTCGATCAATACCGATTGGCAGCCAGTCAAATCGCAATGGACTTCGCTGACCGTGTATGGCGATGCGGCAGGGCTGGTCCGTGCTAATAGTTATTATTTAACCGCTTTGGCCGAAATCGGTGAGCATTATCGTATAAGTGATGCCGGTAAAACGACTTTAATGCCTTACATCAACAGCATGGCGGCGATGAATACTGATAATTCGCAGCATGCTACGGTGAGTCGATTTGATATTGGGGTTGGGCTGGCTGTGGTGAGTTGGTTTGGGGGCGATCCTTGGCGCGCCCCAGACCTAAAGCAAAG contains:
- a CDS encoding NfrA family protein, whose protein sequence is MMGKNNRFFYSSAWLLLLGFSPMVEANWFGDEWREFRSYPRLEKAYQRLEKGDYAGARQLLEEVYKIDPSRRKSTLFLADVCSRQKDTQCLDQLSKDWLRRAPNDGMGYLLQAWSAYLKHDDEAVMNAAAEALKRSELSAASRKKAAEAWLNAALRKGNVSRIQQTLAQIAQYKITLPRALLVQAEAVLQSAKSNPTFSAQLVPSAIPAMTATMKPKQTQQTAQLNKPEVQTPPAAPVVFPYAALPAVQREQKIAADFSALIAKQQYKTLQLQLSQLRQANLFTPALAEVVSNLLQEKNCPLLLKETPVSDLPSQTTERAQMAAAYCSKSNYAQAAAYFAAANQLSELKGHASISAMQGEGEALLASGDVAQGMHRLDQRLQLEMNESQARELAKLALQHLDLAVSADIAAHYPDYFPPGELALAHARQSRQHADFAAADAAYQDALAAKPTALLWYEYAGFLQQLQRHEQQGAALAQAAQLAPSNPQILAEYGFWLKGQGKAELALALFRAALAHDANRKELSPEIAQLEMALGQTEQAIADLRFSIDHQTEIQTRWGLDETAMQTQLFGWQRNVQILEDRWSWSLGGQVRLNQGPDNQLISSPVQFAQYGGSFNAEVAYRLDPLLDVARPTTVFARSDASLQDQSVSLLNNNANLGIGVRQRLLTDYVLIGSAEWIYRQGAPYENDLMVRLSGSHSINTDWQPVKSQWTSLTVYGDAAGLVRANSYYLTALAEIGEHYRISDAGKTTLMPYINSMAAMNTDNSQHATVSRFDIGVGLAVVSWFGGDPWRAPDLKQRIALEVRQAIGGNSDDRFAVLFNWRVSH